The following are from one region of the Sorghum bicolor cultivar BTx623 chromosome 2, Sorghum_bicolor_NCBIv3, whole genome shotgun sequence genome:
- the LOC110433067 gene encoding uncharacterized protein LOC110433067, producing the protein MAAATAGSAAPAKEVVEKKVELMKEIRAHEVAIAELDNLNPSRAVYQKAGNIFFRKSVKSVITTEQKQLDQAKARLSKLNQT; encoded by the exons atggcggcggcgacggcaggGTCGGCGGCACCGGCGAAGGAGGTGGTGGAGAAGAAGGTGGAGCTCATGAAGGAG ATACGGGCGCACGAGGTGGCGATCGCGGAGCTAGACAACCTGAATCCCTCCCGG GCGGTGTACCAGAAAGCTGGCAACATCTTCTTTCGCAAGAGTGTCAAATCAGTGATCACAACGGAGCAGA AGCAACTTGACCAAGCCAAGGCTCGGCTGAGCAAGCTGAACCAAACCTGA